The following proteins are co-located in the Solea senegalensis isolate Sse05_10M linkage group LG12, IFAPA_SoseM_1, whole genome shotgun sequence genome:
- the tmem255a gene encoding transmembrane protein 255A isoform X4 codes for MPPPPQSLQSSGLTLSETSMGSFKRRKRKSIIVTVMLLIVSVLILIFGLAATTRTQNITVGGYYPGVILGFGSFLGIIGAHLIENKRQMLVASIVFISFGAVAAFCCAIVDGVFAARHIDLRPLYAGRCEYHSSETASERDVHCQTSSRTSCNLRVKSNTCYCCDLYHCGNRVEVLGGYHAYTDVSSCQDVVYLYHLLWSATILNIVALFLGIITAAILGGFKDMTPSPASESSSEPEAIAAPLTSEPPPPTTSLNSYYNNAPCLPPYTAYDLQGSFMFPDSAGLSDDSQSGASHLWPTMVPPRYSPPHNHPEEKPPPYSP; via the exons ATGCCTCCTCCGCCGCAGAGTCTTCAATCCAGCGGATTGACCCTGTCAGAAACAAGCAtgg GATCCTttaagaggaggaagaggaaatccATTATAGTGACGGTGATGCTGCTAATTgtgtctgtgctcatcctcATCTTTGGCCTGGCTGCGACGACCAGGACGCAGAACATCACAGTGGGCGGCTACTACCCGGGAGTCATT cTGGGCTTTGGATCTTTTCTGGGAATTATCGGCGCTCATTTGATAGAGAACAAGAGGCAGATG TTAGTGGCATCCATTGTCTTCATCAGTTTCGGAGCGGTGGCTGCCTTCTGTTGTGCGATCGTTGATGGAGTCTTTGCTGCGAGGCACATT GACCTCAGGCCTCTGTATGCCGGTCGTTGTGAGTATCACTCCAGTGAGACAGCATCTGAACGTGAC GTTCACTGTCAGACATCATCTCGCACGTCCTGTAACCTGCGGGTGAAGAGCAACACCTGTTACTGCTGCGACCTCTACCACTGCGGGAA CCGTGTCGAGGTGCTCGGAGGCTACCATGCGTACACGGACGTGAGCAGCTGCCAGGACGTGGTTTACCTCTATCACCTGCTGTGGTCTGCTACCATTCTCAACATTGTGGCTCTCTTCCTGGGCATCATCACTGCTGCAATCCTGGGAGGCTTCAAGGACATG ACTCCCTCTCCTGCCTCGGAGAGCTCATCCGAACCAGAGGCCATTGCAGCTCCTCTCACTTCAGAGCCTCCTCCACCCACCACTTCTCTCAACTCATATTACAACAACGCCCCCTGCCTGCCTCCTTATACTGCCTATGACCTGCAG GGCTCCTTCATGTTCCCTGACTCTGCTGGCCTGTCAGATGACTCCCAGTCTGGAGCCAGCCACCTGTGGCCCACGATGGTGCCACCACGTTACTCCCCACCTCACAACCATCCAGAGGAGAAGCCCCCACCGTACAGCCCGTAA
- the tmem255a gene encoding transmembrane protein 255A isoform X1, with protein MPPPPQSLQSSGLTLSETSMGSFKRRKRKSIIVTVMLLIVSVLILIFGLAATTRTQNITVGGYYPGVILGFGSFLGIIGAHLIENKRQMLVASIVFISFGAVAAFCCAIVDGVFAARHIDLRPLYAGRCEYHSSETASERDVHCQTSSRTSCNLRVKSNTCYCCDLYHCGKEHPLMGLQNKDVLKKFRKSSMIWKTSRVEVLGGYHAYTDVSSCQDVVYLYHLLWSATILNIVALFLGIITAAILGGFKDMTPSPASESSSEPEAIAAPLTSEPPPPTTSLNSYYNNAPCLPPYTAYDLQGSFMFPDSAGLSDDSQSGASHLWPTMVPPRYSPPHNHPEEKPPPYSP; from the exons ATGCCTCCTCCGCCGCAGAGTCTTCAATCCAGCGGATTGACCCTGTCAGAAACAAGCAtgg GATCCTttaagaggaggaagaggaaatccATTATAGTGACGGTGATGCTGCTAATTgtgtctgtgctcatcctcATCTTTGGCCTGGCTGCGACGACCAGGACGCAGAACATCACAGTGGGCGGCTACTACCCGGGAGTCATT cTGGGCTTTGGATCTTTTCTGGGAATTATCGGCGCTCATTTGATAGAGAACAAGAGGCAGATG TTAGTGGCATCCATTGTCTTCATCAGTTTCGGAGCGGTGGCTGCCTTCTGTTGTGCGATCGTTGATGGAGTCTTTGCTGCGAGGCACATT GACCTCAGGCCTCTGTATGCCGGTCGTTGTGAGTATCACTCCAGTGAGACAGCATCTGAACGTGAC GTTCACTGTCAGACATCATCTCGCACGTCCTGTAACCTGCGGGTGAAGAGCAACACCTGTTACTGCTGCGACCTCTACCACTGCGGGAA AGAACATCCTCTTATGGGACTTCAGAATAAAgatgttttgaaaaagtttaGGAAATCATCCATGATTTGGAA GACTAGCCGTGTCGAGGTGCTCGGAGGCTACCATGCGTACACGGACGTGAGCAGCTGCCAGGACGTGGTTTACCTCTATCACCTGCTGTGGTCTGCTACCATTCTCAACATTGTGGCTCTCTTCCTGGGCATCATCACTGCTGCAATCCTGGGAGGCTTCAAGGACATG ACTCCCTCTCCTGCCTCGGAGAGCTCATCCGAACCAGAGGCCATTGCAGCTCCTCTCACTTCAGAGCCTCCTCCACCCACCACTTCTCTCAACTCATATTACAACAACGCCCCCTGCCTGCCTCCTTATACTGCCTATGACCTGCAG GGCTCCTTCATGTTCCCTGACTCTGCTGGCCTGTCAGATGACTCCCAGTCTGGAGCCAGCCACCTGTGGCCCACGATGGTGCCACCACGTTACTCCCCACCTCACAACCATCCAGAGGAGAAGCCCCCACCGTACAGCCCGTAA
- the tmem255a gene encoding transmembrane protein 255A isoform X2 produces the protein MPPPPQSLQSSGLTLSETSMGSFKRRKRKSIIVTVMLLIVSVLILIFGLAATTRTQNITVGGYYPGVILGFGSFLGIIGAHLIENKRQMLVASIVFISFGAVAAFCCAIVDGVFAARHIDLRPLYAGRCEYHSSETASERDVHCQTSSRTSCNLRVKSNTCYCCDLYHCGKEHPLMGLQNKDVLKKFRKSSMIWNRVEVLGGYHAYTDVSSCQDVVYLYHLLWSATILNIVALFLGIITAAILGGFKDMTPSPASESSSEPEAIAAPLTSEPPPPTTSLNSYYNNAPCLPPYTAYDLQGSFMFPDSAGLSDDSQSGASHLWPTMVPPRYSPPHNHPEEKPPPYSP, from the exons ATGCCTCCTCCGCCGCAGAGTCTTCAATCCAGCGGATTGACCCTGTCAGAAACAAGCAtgg GATCCTttaagaggaggaagaggaaatccATTATAGTGACGGTGATGCTGCTAATTgtgtctgtgctcatcctcATCTTTGGCCTGGCTGCGACGACCAGGACGCAGAACATCACAGTGGGCGGCTACTACCCGGGAGTCATT cTGGGCTTTGGATCTTTTCTGGGAATTATCGGCGCTCATTTGATAGAGAACAAGAGGCAGATG TTAGTGGCATCCATTGTCTTCATCAGTTTCGGAGCGGTGGCTGCCTTCTGTTGTGCGATCGTTGATGGAGTCTTTGCTGCGAGGCACATT GACCTCAGGCCTCTGTATGCCGGTCGTTGTGAGTATCACTCCAGTGAGACAGCATCTGAACGTGAC GTTCACTGTCAGACATCATCTCGCACGTCCTGTAACCTGCGGGTGAAGAGCAACACCTGTTACTGCTGCGACCTCTACCACTGCGGGAA AGAACATCCTCTTATGGGACTTCAGAATAAAgatgttttgaaaaagtttaGGAAATCATCCATGATTTGGAA CCGTGTCGAGGTGCTCGGAGGCTACCATGCGTACACGGACGTGAGCAGCTGCCAGGACGTGGTTTACCTCTATCACCTGCTGTGGTCTGCTACCATTCTCAACATTGTGGCTCTCTTCCTGGGCATCATCACTGCTGCAATCCTGGGAGGCTTCAAGGACATG ACTCCCTCTCCTGCCTCGGAGAGCTCATCCGAACCAGAGGCCATTGCAGCTCCTCTCACTTCAGAGCCTCCTCCACCCACCACTTCTCTCAACTCATATTACAACAACGCCCCCTGCCTGCCTCCTTATACTGCCTATGACCTGCAG GGCTCCTTCATGTTCCCTGACTCTGCTGGCCTGTCAGATGACTCCCAGTCTGGAGCCAGCCACCTGTGGCCCACGATGGTGCCACCACGTTACTCCCCACCTCACAACCATCCAGAGGAGAAGCCCCCACCGTACAGCCCGTAA
- the tmem255a gene encoding transmembrane protein 255A isoform X3: protein MPPPPQSLQSSGLTLSETSMGSFKRRKRKSIIVTVMLLIVSVLILIFGLAATTRTQNITVGGYYPGVILGFGSFLGIIGAHLIENKRQMLVASIVFISFGAVAAFCCAIVDGVFAARHIDLRPLYAGRCEYHSSETASERDVHCQTSSRTSCNLRVKSNTCYCCDLYHCGKTSRVEVLGGYHAYTDVSSCQDVVYLYHLLWSATILNIVALFLGIITAAILGGFKDMTPSPASESSSEPEAIAAPLTSEPPPPTTSLNSYYNNAPCLPPYTAYDLQGSFMFPDSAGLSDDSQSGASHLWPTMVPPRYSPPHNHPEEKPPPYSP from the exons ATGCCTCCTCCGCCGCAGAGTCTTCAATCCAGCGGATTGACCCTGTCAGAAACAAGCAtgg GATCCTttaagaggaggaagaggaaatccATTATAGTGACGGTGATGCTGCTAATTgtgtctgtgctcatcctcATCTTTGGCCTGGCTGCGACGACCAGGACGCAGAACATCACAGTGGGCGGCTACTACCCGGGAGTCATT cTGGGCTTTGGATCTTTTCTGGGAATTATCGGCGCTCATTTGATAGAGAACAAGAGGCAGATG TTAGTGGCATCCATTGTCTTCATCAGTTTCGGAGCGGTGGCTGCCTTCTGTTGTGCGATCGTTGATGGAGTCTTTGCTGCGAGGCACATT GACCTCAGGCCTCTGTATGCCGGTCGTTGTGAGTATCACTCCAGTGAGACAGCATCTGAACGTGAC GTTCACTGTCAGACATCATCTCGCACGTCCTGTAACCTGCGGGTGAAGAGCAACACCTGTTACTGCTGCGACCTCTACCACTGCGGGAA GACTAGCCGTGTCGAGGTGCTCGGAGGCTACCATGCGTACACGGACGTGAGCAGCTGCCAGGACGTGGTTTACCTCTATCACCTGCTGTGGTCTGCTACCATTCTCAACATTGTGGCTCTCTTCCTGGGCATCATCACTGCTGCAATCCTGGGAGGCTTCAAGGACATG ACTCCCTCTCCTGCCTCGGAGAGCTCATCCGAACCAGAGGCCATTGCAGCTCCTCTCACTTCAGAGCCTCCTCCACCCACCACTTCTCTCAACTCATATTACAACAACGCCCCCTGCCTGCCTCCTTATACTGCCTATGACCTGCAG GGCTCCTTCATGTTCCCTGACTCTGCTGGCCTGTCAGATGACTCCCAGTCTGGAGCCAGCCACCTGTGGCCCACGATGGTGCCACCACGTTACTCCCCACCTCACAACCATCCAGAGGAGAAGCCCCCACCGTACAGCCCGTAA
- the zbtb33 gene encoding transcriptional regulator Kaiso has translation MPSLKLISATDTQYPATVLKSMNEQRNHGLFCDVTIIIQDKKFRAHKTILSASSTYFHQLLRVAGQVIELNFIRAEIFEEILNYMYSSKIVRVRSDMLEEFIHAGQVLGVKFIANLATPLSQVKGLPGLSKETECKSETSTEIMPIITESFSISAEEFNQTSRTVGDDEDSDSDVMFVSQTAPQVSNQKANSGEIIDVDSTDSEKTQSNHNKESNQALPKHDDKATSTMKTNAVKTPSLRCPNPSLTQSSPLHSPDSSSNNLSSPARVSSDSAPTITARLSNFTPEPQGGPQSHENSDIMGVHKKQVSTSSEKGDFKIRLSDVSESPANQSNIPKSTLTSKKTVTLNTATKIDSISPGCKVYANIGEDTYDIVPEREDPGEGGSKAAKGKRAKPLTPFDKMSPMSSPSKKKTKNELEDHYELVMDGKTFYVCIVCKRPYVCLTSLRRHFNVHSWEREYPCRFCNKVFALAEYRTKHEIIHTGERRYQCLMCNEMFLNYQVLSNHCKQVHNQDLCGRKQKDDKDNNLYRLLPCKSVQMKSYSWETGNRPAGPVVSEDGGLHHITSAREDIHSSTQSRMLNWNDVFVEPDQHRPTPEAHVTPRSAISTSPQGDTEFDFIIPDTF, from the coding sequence ATGCCAAGCCTAAAGCTGATATCTGCGACTGACACCCAGTATCCGGCCACTGTGCTGAAGTCGATGAATGAGCAGAGAAATCATGGATTATTTTGTGACGTCACCATCATTATACAGGACAAGAAATTCAGAGCTCACAAGACAATCCTGTCTGCCTCAAGCACATACTTCCACCAGCTCCTCCGTGTAGCTGGACAAGTGATTGAGTTAAATTTCATCAGAGCAGAAATCTTTGAGGAGATTCTCAACTACATGTACAGCTCAAAGATTGTCCGTGTGCGCTCTGACATGCTGGAGGAGTTCATACATGCTGGACAGGTACTGGGAGTGAAGTTCATTGCAAACTTGGCAACACCTTTATCACAAGTTAAGGGACTACCTGGTTTGTCTAAAGAGACGGAATGCAAAAGTGAGACATCCACAGAGATAATGCCGATCATCACAGAGTCCTTCTCAATATCTGCAGAGGAATTCAATCAGACAAGCAGAACAGTAGGTGACGATGAGGACTCAGACAGTGATGTTATGTTTGTCTCACAAACAGCTCCTCAGGTGTCCAATCAGAAAGCTAACTCTGGCGAGATAATCGATGTGGACTCGACTGATTCAGAAAAAACGCAGTCAAACCACAATAAAGAATCAAATCAGGCACTTCCAAAACATGATGATAAAGCCACATCTACCATGAAAACAAATGCTGTAAAGACTCCTAGTCTCAGGTGTCCCAACCCCAGTTTAACACAGAGCAGTCCTCTGCACAGTCCAGACTCCAGCTCCAACAATTTGTCTTCCCCTGCCAGAGTTTCCTCAGACAGTGCTCCCACAATAACGGCCAGGTTAAGCAATTTCACCCCAGAGCCTCAGGGTGGCCCCCAGTCCCATGAAAACAGTGATATAATGGGAGTCCACAAAAAGCAAGTGTCGACTTCATCTGAGAagggtgattttaaaataagGCTTTCAGACGTTTCTGAAAGCCCAGCTAATCAGTCTAACATTCCCAAATCCACATTAACTTCAAAAAAGACGGTGACACTCAACACAGCCACAAAGATTGATTCCATTTCCCCAGGCTGCAAAGTGTATGCCAATATTGGAGAGGATACTTATGACATTGTCCCAGAGAGGGAAGATCCAGGTGAAGGAGGCTCCAAAGCAGCTAAAGGCAAAAGAGCAAAGCCTTTGACACCCTTTGATAAAATGTCTCCAATGTCCAGCCCAAGTAAGAAGAAGACCAAGAATGAACTTGAGGATCATTATGAGCTGGTCATGGACGGGAAGACTTTCTATGTGTGCATTGTCTGCAAGCGTCCCTACGTGTGTCTTACGAGCCTCCGCCGCCACTTCAATGTCCACTCTTGGGAAAGGGAGTACCCATGTCGCTTctgtaacaaagtatttgcCTTGGCTGAGTACAGAACTAAACATGAAATCAtccacacaggagagaggaggtaCCAGTGCTTGATGTGCAATGAAATGTTTCTGAACTACCAGGTACTCTCCAACCACTGCAAGCAAGTGCACAACCAGGATCTTTGCGGTAGGAAACAGAAAGACGACAAAGACAACAACTTATACCGCCTGCTGCCGTGTAAATCGGTGCAGATGAAGTCGTATTCATGGGAAACTGGGAACCGGCCGGCCGGCCCTGTCGTTTCTGAGGATGGCGGGTTGCACCACATAACCTCTGCTCGTGAAGACATTCACAGTTCAACCCAGAGCAGGATGCTGAACTGGAATGACGTGTTCGTCGAGCCAGATCAGCACAGGCCCACGCCTGAGGCCCACGTGACCCCCAGGTCAGCCATCAGCACCTCTCCACAGGGTGACACAGAGTTTGACTTCATCATACCAGATACCTTCTGA